The Schizosaccharomyces pombe strain 972h- genome assembly, chromosome: I genome contains a region encoding:
- the prh1 gene encoding ATP-dependent RNA helicase Prh1, producing the protein MVKVSGKLRNGGSITKQNLTDGLVGGQRIKAPNKKKNRKASKNTTKKSTVSVVNFLEQDTDFGANEVVGSDNSSPEKRSENSPSKRKDILEQRKNLPIWEAHDTLCQQIQDNRVIVVVGETGSGKSTQIPQFLNECPYAQEGCVAITQPRRVAAVNLAKRVAAEQGCRLGEQVGYSIRFDDTTSKKTRIKYLTDGMLLRELINDPILSQYHTLILDEAHERTLMTDMLLGFVKKIIKKRPALRVIIMSATLNAERFSEFFDGAEICYISGRQYPVQIHYTYTPEPDYLDACLRTIFQLHTKLPPGDILVFLTGQDEIEALEALIKSYSKQLPSNLPQIQACPLFASLPQEQQLQVFLPALANHRKVVLSTNIAETSVTISGIRYVIDTGLAKIKQFNSKLGLESLTVQPISQSAAMQRSGRAGREAAGQCYRIYTEADFDKLPKETIPEIKRIDLSQAVLTLKARGQNDVINFHYMDPPSKEGLLRALEHLYSIGALDDNGHINDLGYQMSLIPLLPSLARAVLAAREHNCLSEVIDVVSCLSTDSMFLFPQEKRDEAIEARLKFLHSEGDLLTCLNALRQYLESSHDSRKQWCSQNFINRRALKTILDIRKQLREHCLKDGWELNSSPEVNSENLLLSFLSGYITNTALLHPDGSYRTIIGNQTISIHPSSSLFGKKVEAIMYHELVFTTKSYVRGVSSIRSNWLNAVAPHYLARRST; encoded by the exons ATGGTAAAAGTCAGTGGAAAATTGAGAAATGGCGGTTCaattacaaaacaaaacttaACTGATGGGTTGGTTGGGGGCCAACGGATTAAAGctccaaataaaaaaaagaacaggAAAGCTTCGAAAAacacaacaaaaaaatcaacagtTTCGGTTGTAAACTTTTTAGAACAAGATACAGATTTTGGAGCGAACGAGGTAGTCGGTTCAGACAATAGTTCACCTGAAAAACGATCTGAAAACTCGccttcaaaaagaaaagatatCTTGGAACAAAGGAAAAACTTACCAATTTGGGAGGCACATGATACTTTGTGCCAGCAAATTCAAGACAATCGAGTTATTGTGGTAGTCGGAGAGACTGGCTCAGGAAAATCTACTCAGATTCCGCAATTCCTAAACGAATGTCCTTATGCCCAAGAAGGATGTGTTGCTATAACTCAGCCAAGACGTGTTGCTGCTGTCAATTTGGCCAAGCGCGTAGCTGCGGAACAAGGCTGTCGTTTAGGTGAACAGGTGGGTTATTCAATTAGGTTTGATGATACTACcagtaaaaaaacaaggatAAAATACTTAACAGATGGTATGCTTTTGCGGGAGCTTATTAATGATCCAATACTTTCTCAATACCACACGTTGATTCTTGACGAAGCTCATGAACGCACGTTAATGACTGACATGCTACTTGGctttgtcaaaaaaattattaaaaagagaCCTGCATTGAGGGTAATCATCATGAGTGCTACTTTAAATGCGGAAAGGTTTTCCGAGTTTTTTGATGGCGCCGAGATTTGTTACATTAGTGGCCGCCAGTACCCTGTGCAAATTCACTATACTTACACTCCTGAACCCGACTATCTTGATGCTTGCTTACGTACAATTTTCCAACTTCATACTAAGTTGCCTCCTGGCGATATTctagtttttttaactgGCCAGGATGAGATTGAGGCATTGGAAGCGTTAATTAAAAGTTATTCTAAACAGTTACCATCCAATCTTCCACAAATTCAAGCTTGTCCATTGTTTGCCAGCCTTCCACAGGAGCAACAGCTTCAAGTGTTCTTGCCTGCTTTAGCTAATCATAGAAAGGTTGTATTGTCTACTAATATTGCTGAAACTTCTGTTACAATATCCGGAATCCGTTATGTTATTGATACGGGCTTGGcgaaaattaaacaatttaataGTAAGCTTGGCCTCGAAAGTTTAACTGTTCAGCCTATCTCCCAATCAGCTGCTATGCAACGTTCTGGACGTGCTGGTCGTGAAGCTGCTGGTCAATGTTATAGGATTTATACCGAAGCTGATTTTGATAAACTTCCTAAGGAGACTATTCCCGAAATTAAGCGCATAGACCTTTCTCAGGCTGTCCTTACCTTAAAGGCTCGCGGCCAAAACGATGTAATAAATTTCCATTATATGGATCCACCTTCCAAAGAAGGTCTGCTTCGTGCTTTGGAACATCTCTATTCGATAGGTGCATTAGATGACAATGGTCATATTAATGATTTGGGTTATCAAATGTCTTTAATTCCCCTTCTTCCTTCATTAGCACGGGCAGTACTTGCTGCACGAGAGCATAATTGCTTATCCGAAGTAATAGACGTAGTTTCATGTCTTTCTACGGATTCCATGTTTCTATTCCCTCAAGAAAAGCGAGACGAAGCCATTGAGGCTAGacttaaatttttgcattctGAAGGGGATCTTCTTACTTGTTTAAATGCATTGAGGCAATATCTGGAATCCAGTCACGATTCACGCAAGCAATGGTGCTCTCAAAACTTTATCAATCGACGTGctttaaaaactattttgGATATTCGTAAGCAATTACGCGAGCATTGTTTAAAGGATGGGTGGGAGCTTAATTCTTCTCCCGAAGTCAACTCCGAAAATCTCCTTCTCTCTTTCTTGTCAGGGTACATTACAAATACAGCTTTACTACATCCTGACGGTTCTTATCGAACTATTATAGGCAATCAG ACCATTTCAATTCACCCCTCTTCTTCCTTGTTCGGAAAGAAAGTTGAGGCAATAATGTACCACGAATTG GTATTTACTACGAAATCTTATGTTCGTGGAGTTAGTTCTATTCGGAGTAACTGGCTTAATGCGGTTGCTCCTCACTACCTTGCCCGCCGGTCCACTTAA
- the atg22 gene encoding vacuolar amino acid transmembrane transporter Atg22 — protein MNSPIQLHKKFSTTVWHVLSWILYAVGAGPTAIISMGVYVPLIVMKNAHDHGFLRTDHTIPCSLYPEEPCSLNIVGPLWIDVSSIVFAASAISTFLQMAMMVSLGVICDYGNNRRYILFSCVIIGSISGIILSWSPSSFLLGKIVFLILVDLNFIISQSCYDSFLPIFLRFYPITRGPITLESALQDETDDLDSYITNTTIDSSEEEPYLLEHSLILNESAPPADVEDEHKAKIAARLSSVGFGSFFGAAILFQIIFTPILYKTNNNPIILPITVTVCSCWWLILSTPLCTIVTLPVENHSSDAILTLLYNSVKESYHSFKHAMSISSIRLFLFSRLFINCGIQTSLSSAVIFGKARLNLSNFQLTLLGMGISSFALLGTVIIPYLTEYFQLNSLQVVMIISILLPMAPLYGLLGYIPGFENAGIRTSADVFRATLFFGFFLGGAHSYCRSVYAQLVPSGKETRFFALYALISQTGVLFSHISLTLISNYTSDLRAVYIFVIVVMTLPLSSLWIMYQHSKTPNLHRSSS, from the coding sequence ATGAATTCTCCAATACAACTTCACAAGAAGTTTTCCACTACAGTTTGGCATGTTCTGAGCTGGATTCTTTATGCAGTTGGGGCAGGTCCTACTGCAATTATAAGTATGGGGGTGTATGTTCCTTTAATTGTTATGAAAAATGCCCATGATCATGGTTTTTTAAGAACAGATCACACAATTCCTTGTTCTTTATATCCAGAAGAACCTTGCTCTTTGAATATAGTTGGTCCGCTATGGATTGATGTTAGTTCTATTGTATTCGCTGCATCAGCtatttcaacttttttacaGATGGCTATGATGGTTAGCTTGGGTGTTATTTGCGATTATGGAAATAACAGAAGATACATCTTGTTTTCATGCGTTATCATAGGTTCTATTAGTGGTATTATACTTTCGTGGAGTCCCTCGAGTTTTCTTTTGGGAAAAATAGTGTTTTTGATTCTGGTCGACTTGAACTTTATTATATCTCAATCCTGCTATGACAGCTTTCTCcctatttttttgagattCTACCCTATCACGAGAGGACCTATAACATTGGAATCCGCTCTTCAGGATGAAACAGATGACCTAGATAGCTACATAACAAATACCACCATTGATTCTAGTGAAGAAGAGCCCTATTTGCTTGAACACAGCCTAATACTTAATGAATCCGCTCCTCCTGCAGATGTGGAAGATGAACACAAGGCTAAAATCGCTGCTCGATTATCAAGCGTTGGCTTCGGTAGCTTCTTCGGCGCTGCTATTCTCTTTCagattatttttactcCCATTTTGTACAAAACTAATAACAATCCAATAATCTTGCCAATAACTGTTACAGTGTGTTCATGTTGGTGGCTTATACTTTCAACCCCCCTTTGTACCATTGTTACACTACCTGTGGAAAATCACTCAAGTGATGCTATCCTGACACTACTTTATAATAGTGTGAAAGAGTCGTATCATTCATTCAAGCATGCAATGAGTATTTCTTCGATTAGGCTATTCCTATTTTCACGACTCTTCATTAATTGTGGAATTCAAACTTCTCTTTCTTCTGCCgttatttttggaaaagcaAGGTTGAATCTCTCTAACTTTCAGCTGACTTTGCTAGGAATGGGAATATCTTCTTTCGCATTGTTAGGCACCGTAATTATACCCTATCTTACTGAGTATTTTCAACTGAACTCGTTACAAGTAGTAATGATTATTTCCATCCTCTTGCCGATGGCTCCTTTATATGGCCTTTTGGGTTACATTCCTGGATTTGAAAATGCTGGAATACGAACATCAGCTGACGTTTTCCGGGCTACTTTATTCTTTGGCTTTTTCTTAGGAGGTGCGCATAGTTATTGTAGGTCCGTATACGCTCAACTAGTGCCATCTGGAAAAGAAACTAGATTCTTTGCCCTCTACGCTTTGATATCACAAACCGGTGTGTTATTTAGCCATATTTCTTTAACACTTATTTCGAACTACACATCTGATTTACGTGCCGTCTacatttttgtaattgtTGTTATGACTTTACCTTTGTCTTCTTTATGGATAATGTATCAACACAGCAAAACCCCCAACTTGCATAGGTCCTCCTCTTAA
- the uba42 gene encoding thiosulfate sulfurtransferase, whose product MNPQEKIICSSNGLELSLDEYSRYGRQMLLSEIGLPGQLSLKRSSVLVIGAGGLGCPAMQYLVAAGIGTLGIMDGDVVDKSNLHRQIIHSTSKQGMHKAISAKQFLEDLNPNVIINTYLEFASASNLFSIIEQYDVVLDCTDNQYTRYLISDTCVLLGRPLVSASALKLEGQLCIYNYCNGPCYRCMFPNPTPVVASCAKSGILGPVVGTMGTMQALETVKLILHINGIKKDQFDPYMLLFHAFKVPQWKHIRIRPRQQSCKACGPNKMLSREFMESSPKEYTTICDYVPTLSKQLAPIRRISALDLKNLIETSPHITFLDVREPVQFGICRLPLFKNIPLSEVDSLQNLSGKVCVICRSGNTSQTAVRKLQELNPQADIFDVVAGLKGWSTEVDPNFPLY is encoded by the exons atgaaTCCACaagagaaaataatttgctCAAGCAATGGGTTGGAATTGTCGCTCGACGAGTATTCCCGATATGGACGTCAAATGCTGCTTTCTGAGATAGGTCTTCCAG GTCAATTATCTCTTAAAAGGTCTTCAGTTCTGGTAATTGGAGCAGGCGGCCTTGGATGTCCTGCCATGCAATATTTAGTCGCTGCAGGAATTGGAACTTTAGGGATCATGGATGGAGATGTTGTTGACAAAAGCAATTTGCATCGTCAAATCATTCATTCTACTAGTAAACAAGGAATGCACAAAGCTATATCTGCAAAGCAATTTTTAGAAGA TCTTAACCCTAATGTAATTATTAATACTTACTTGGAATTTGCGAGTGCTTCAAATCTGTTTAGTATAATCGAACAGTATGATGTGGTTTTGGATTGCACGGATAATCAGTATACAAGGTATTTAATTTCGGACACTTGCGTTCTTCTAGGCAGGCCATTGGTTTCCGCTTCAGCCTTAAAATTAGAAGGACAATTATgtatttacaattattGTAATGGTCCCTGTTATCGTTGTATGTTCCCAAATCCCACACCAGTTGTTGCGAGTTGTGCTAAATCTGGTATCCTTGGTCCAGTTGTTGGCACGATGGGGACGATGCAAGCTTTAGAAACGGTAAAACTGATTTTGCATATAAatggaataaaaaaagatcaGTTCGATCCATATATGCTCCTTTTTCATGCATTCAAAGTCCCTCAATGGAAGCATATTCGCATCCGCCCACGCCAACAAAGCTGCAAGGCCTGTGGTCCGAACAAAATGCTTAGTCGAGAATTTATGGAATCTTCTCCCAAAGAATACACTACCATTTGTGATTATGTTCCTACGTTATCTAAACAATTAGCTCCTATCAGAAGGATTTCTGCGctggatttaaaaaatttaattgaaacATCACCTCATATTACTTTCCTAGATGTTCGTGAGCCAGTACAATTTGGAATATGCCGTCttcctttatttaaaaatattccCTTAAGTGAAGTCGACTCACTGCAAAATTTATCCGGAAAAGTCTGTGTTATTTGCCGCAGTGGAAACACTTCACAAACAGCAGTTAGAAAACTTCAAGAACTAAATCCCCAAGCTGACATATTTGACGTTGTCGCTGGACTAAAAGGTTGGTCTACTGAAGTCGACCCAAATTTCCCACTgtattga
- the rqh1 gene encoding RecQ type DNA helicase Rqh1, translating to MTVTKTNLNRHLDWFFRESPQKIENVTSPIKTLDFVKVKVSSSDIVVKDSIPHKSKNVFDDFDDGYAIDLTEEHQSSSLNNLKWKDVEGPNILKPIKKIAVPASESEEDFDDVDEEMLRAAEMEVFQSCQPLAVNTADTTVSHSTSSSNVPRSLNKIHDPSRFIKDNDVENRIHVSSASKVASISNTSKPNPIVSENPISATSVSIEIPIKPKELSNNLPFPRLNNNNTNNNNDNNAIEKRDSASPTPSSVSSQISIDFSTWPHQNLLQYLDILRDEKSEISDRIIEVMERYPFSSRFKEWIPKRDILSQKISSVLEVLSNNNNSNNNNGNNGTVPNAKTFFTPPSSITQQVPFPSTIIPESTVKENSTRPYVNSHLVANDKITATPFHSEAVVSPLQSNIRNSDIAEFDEFDIDDADFTFNTTDPINDESGASSDVVVIDDEEDDIENRPLNQALKASKAAVSNASLLQSSSLDRPLLGEMKDKNHKVLMPSLDDPMLSYPWSKEVLGCLKHKFHLKGFRKNQLEAINGTLSGKDVFILMPTGGGKSLCYQLPAVIEGGASRGVTLVISPLLSLMQDQLDHLRKLNIPSLPLSGEQPADERRQVISFLMAKNVLVKLLYVTPEGLASNGAITRVLKSLYERKLLARIVIDEAHCVSHWGHDFRPDYKQLGLLRDRYQGIPFMALTATANEIVKKDIINTLRMENCLELKSSFNRPNLFYEIKPKKDLYTELYRFISNGHLHESGIIYCLSRTSCEQVAAKLRNDYGLKAWHYHAGLEKVERQRIQNEWQSGSYKIIVATIAFGMGVDKGDVRFVIHHSFPKSLEGYYQETGRAGRDGKPAHCIMFYSYKDHVTFQKLIMSGDGDAETKERQRQMLRQVIQFCENKTDCRRKQVLAYFGENFDKVHCRKGCDICCEEATYIKQDMTEFSLQAIKLLKSISGKATLLQLMDIFRGSKSAKIVENGWDRLEGAGVGKLLNRGDSERLFHHLVSEGVFVEKVEANRRGFVSAYVVPGRQTIINSVLAGKRRIILDVKESSSKPDTSSRSLSRSKTLPALREYQLKSTTASVDCSIGTREVDEIYDSQMPPVKPSLIHSRNKIDLEELSGQKFMSEYEIDVMTRCLKDLKLLRSNLMAIDDSRVSSYFTDSVLLSMAKKLPRNVKELKEIHGVSNEKAVNLGPKFLQVIQKFIDEKEQNLEGTELDPSLQSLDTDYPIDTNALSLDHEQGFSDDSDSVYEPSSPIEEGDEEVDGQRKDILNFMNSQSLTQTGSVPKRKSTSYTRPSKSYRHKRGSTSYSRKRKYSTSQKDSRKTSKSANTSFIHPMVKQNYR from the coding sequence ATGACAGTAACGAAAACAAACCTTAATCGTCATCTAGATTGGTTTTTTCGTGAAAGCCCtcaaaaaatcgaaaatgTCACTAGCCCCATTAAAACATTGGACTTCGTAAAAGTTAAAGTATCTTCTTCTGATATCGTGGTAAAGGATTCAATACCTCATAAGAGCAAGAACGTGTTTGATGACTTTGATGATGGTTATGCTATTGATTTAACAGAAGAGCATCAAAGCTCTTCattgaataatttaaaatggAAAGATGTTGAAGGACCCAATATCCTGAAAccaatcaaaaaaattgcagtTCCAGCTTCTGAAAGCGAAGAAGATTTTGATGATGTGGATGAAGAAATGTTAAGAGCAGCTGAGATGGAGGTTTTTCAAAGTTGCCAACCATTGGCCGTTAATACTGCTGATACTACCGTTTCGCACTCAACATCTAGCTCAAACGTCCCTCGTTCCCTAAACAAAATACATGATCCTTCCAGATTTATCAAAGATAACGACGTTGAAAATAGGATTCACGTTAGTAGTGCTTCAAAAGTTGCAAGTATCAGCAATACCTCTAAACCTAACCCAATCGTCAGCGAAAATCCAATTTCTGCAACTTCGGTATCCATCGAAATCCCTATCAAACCAAAAGAGCTATCTAATAACTTACCATTCCCTCGTTTGAATAACAACAACactaataataataatgataataatgCTATAGAGAAGAGGGATTCCGCTTCGCCTACACCTAGCAGTGTCTCGTCAcaaatttcaattgattttagtACATGGCCtcatcaaaatttattgcaATATCTGGATATATTACGTGATGAAAAGAGTGAAATCAGTGATAGAATTATAGAGGTTATGGAAAGATATCCTTTTTCTTCGCGATTCAAAGAGTGGATTCCTAAGCGGGATATTTtatctcaaaaaatttcttcagTACTTGAAGTGCTGTCCAACAACAATAAtagtaataataataatggAAATAATGGTACGGTTCCTAATgctaaaactttttttactcCTCCTTCCTCGATTACCCAACAGGTGCCATTCCCTTCTACAATAATTCCGGAGTCTACCGTGAAAGAAAATAGCACTCGGCCATATGTTAATTCACATCTTGTTGcaaatgataaaataacAGCCACTCCTTTTCATTCGGAAGCAGTTGTCTCTCCTTTGCAAAGTAATATTCGCAATTCTGATATTGCtgaatttgatgaattcGACATCGACGATGCCGATTTTACCTTTAATACAACGGATCCGATTAATGATGAGTCAGGTGCCTCAAGTGATGTTGTTGTGATcgatgatgaagaagatgatatTGAAAATAGACCTTTAAACCAAGCTTTGAAAGCCAGTAAAGCTGCAGTTTCCAATGCTTCACTTCTTCAATCCAGTTCGCTTGATAGGCCGTTACTTGGTGAAATGAAGGATAAAAACCATAAAGTTTTGATGCCATCTTTAGATGATCCCATGCTTTCGTATCCTTGGTCAAAAGAAGTCTTAGGTTGCTTGAAACATAAGTTTCATCTGAAAGGATTTCGTAAAAACCAACTTGAAGCAATTAATGGAACGCTTTCTGGTAAAGATGTATTCATTTTGATGCCTACTGGAGGAGGTAAAAGTTTATGTTACCAGCTTCCTGCAGTTATCGAAGGCGGAGCATCGCGAGGAGTCACACTCGTTATATCTcctcttctttctttaatgcAAGATCAACTTGATCACTTAAGAAAACTAAATATACCTTCGCTACCGCTTAGTGGTGAGCAGCCTGCTGATGAAAGAAGACAGGTCATTTCGTTTCTTATGGCTAAAAACGTGTTGGTAAAGCTCCTTTATGTAACGCCTGAGGGATTAGCTAGTAATGGGGCGATTACAAGGGTATTAAAAAGCTTATATGAAAGGAAACTTTTGGCTAGAATTGTGATTGACGAAGCTCACTGCGTCAGTCACTGGGGCCATGATTTTCGACCAGATTATAAGCAATTGGGCTTACTCAGAGATCGATACCAAGGTATTCCTTTTATGGCGTTGACAGCCACTGCAAATGAAATTGTCAAAAAAGATATCATTAACACCTTGAGAATGGAGAACTGCTTGGAATTAAAGTCTAGTTTTAATAGACCTAATCTTTTTTACGAAATCAAGCCCAAAAAAGATCTTTACACCGAGTTATATCGCTTCATTAGCAACGGTCATCTTCACGAATCTGGTATTATTTATTGCTTATCTAGAACTAGTTGCGAACAAGTGGCAGCCAAACTTCGAAATGACTATGGTTTGAAAGCATGGCATTATCACGCTGGtcttgaaaaagttgaaaggCAGAGAATTCAGAATGAATGGCAATCTGGTAGctataaaataattgtcGCAACAATTGCATTTGGTATGGGAGTTGACAAAGGCGACGTTCGCTTTGTAATCCACCACAGTTTTCCGAAATCCTTGGAAGGCTATTATCAAGAAACTGGGCGCGCTGGTCGTGATGGAAAACCTGCGCATTGTATTATGTTTTATAGCTATAAGGACCACGTtacatttcaaaagctGATAATGAGCGGAGACGGAGATGCTGAGACTAAAGAAAGACAGCGTCAAATGCTTAGACAAGTTATTCAGTTTTGCGAAAACAAAACTGACTGCAGGAGAAAGCAAGTCCTTGCTTATTTCGGTGAAAACTTTGATAAAGTGCACTGCAGAAAAGGATGCGACATTTGCTGCGAAGAAGCAACATACATTAAACAGGATATGACCGAATTTTCACTGCAAGCAATTAAGTTattgaaaagtatttctGGGAAAGCAActcttcttcaattgaTGGATATTTTTCGAGGCAGTAAAAGTGCCAAAATTGTGGAGAATGGATGGGACCGTTTGGAAGGCGCAGGAGTGGGTAAGCTTTTAAATCGTGGAGATAGTGAACGTTTATTTCATCATCTCGTTTCTGAAGGTGTATTTGTTGAGAAAGTTGAGGCAAACCGTCGAGGATTTGTCTCAGCTTACGTTGTTCCCGGCAGACAAACAATCATTAATTCTGTACTTGCTGGCAAACGCAGGATAATTTTGGATGTCAAAGAGTCATCTTCAAAGCCGGACACGTCTAGTCGCTCACTTTCACGTAGTAAAACGCTGCCTGCTCTTCGAGAATATCAGTTGAAATCTACTACTGCATCTGTTGATTGTTCCATTGGAACACGTGAAGTAGatgaaatttatgattCTCAAATGCCACCGGTGAAACCCTCATTAATTCACTCAAGAAACAAGATTGACTTAGAAGAGCTTTCAGGACAGAAATTTATGAGCGAATATGAGATAGATGTTATGACTCGCTGTCTAAAAGACCTTAAACTTTTAAGAAGCAACTTAATGGCCATAGATGACAGCAGAGTGTCTTCGTATTTCACAGATTCCGTATTACTAAGTATGGCCAAAAAGCTTCCCAGGAATGTAAAGGAATTAAAGGAAATACACGGTGTAAGTAATGAAAAAGCTGTAAATTTAGGGcctaaatttttacaagtgattcaaaaattcattgaCGAGAAAGAACAAAATCTCGAGGGAACAGAGCTTGACCCTTCTCTGCAATCTCTGGATACTGATTACCCGATTGACACCAATGCTCTAAGTTTAGACCATGAGCAAGGGTTTTCTGATGATAGCGACAGTGTTTACGAACCTTCTAGTCCTATTGAAGAAGGGGATGAAGAAGTGGATGGTCAACGGAAAGacattttaaattttatgaattcTCAATCTTTAACGCAAACTGGCTCAGTTCCTAAGCGTAAATCAACATCATATACTCGACCCTCTAAATCATATCGCCATAAGCGTGGTAGTACAAGTTATAgtcgaaaaagaaagtattcGACTTCACAAAAAGACTCTCGAAAAACTTCTAAAAGTGCCAACACATCATTCATACATCCCATGGTTAAGCAAAATTATCGTTAA